The Capra hircus breed San Clemente chromosome 22, ASM170441v1, whole genome shotgun sequence DNA segment ACCAGCTCACCCTCTCCCGCAAGCCTGCCAAGATCGATGTGGCCCGAGTAACCTTCGACCTATACAAGGTGAATCCACAGGACTTCATTGGCTGCCTGAACGTGAAGGCAACTCTCTATGGCACATACTCCCTCTCCTATGATCTGCACTGCTCCGGGGCCAAGCGCATCATGAAGTGAGTGAACTGGGATtagctggggctggggtgggtacACAGCAATGGGAGTGGCCCTGTCTTCTCCCATGCACCCTCAGCCTTCTGGGAGCCTGGGACTGGTGTTGATGCTGACCAACCATGACAGTTAGCATTTGTCTAGGACTTCATGGCTGCGCTCGTGTTTTAGTTTATAGTAGTGTATACCAAAGGGATTCATACACTCCTGCTGGTGGAATCTGGATACATTTAGCTTTCCTCATCAGCTTCCACTATAACAACTATTTTTCAGCTAAAGTAGTAACTTTTCCTAAGAAATCTTctaatcaacttttaaaaagtgaacgTGTCAAAAATTTTATTGAACCCAGTTAAGGAGAGAACCAGCAAGAAGTTACAATCAGTTCAAAATCCTACCCATGTATAGATTCATCAAGAATGCTGAGCTAAATTTATAAATACAAACTTTGATTTTTCCATGGGTGTGGAAGGGATGAAATAAGTGTCCTTCCATAGATCAGAATTAATCTGCAGTTTATAGGTAATAGTCACTTATatgtctgctactgctgctgctaagtcacttcagtcatgtctgactctgtgcaaccccctagatggcagcccaccaggctcccacgtccctgggattctccaggcaagaacactggagtgggttgccatttccttctccaatgcatgaaagtgaaaagtgaaaggaagtcgctcagccgtttccaactctttgcgaccccatggactgcagcctaccaggctcctctgttattAAAGTACAGTTATGGTGGTGGTTCCCAAATTCAGTTGCTACAAGTAGTGCTCTAGAGAACTCTTACCCCATTAAGCAAATGTAGCCAACTAGTTCAAAACCACAAAGCTGGCCTCTTGCCAGTTAGTTCTGACAGATGCCACTTCTCCCAGTTGCTTCATTTAGTGTTTACTGAGCACTCTCTATGTGCCTGACCCTATGCTGTGAGCTAGAGACGCAGGGATAAACAAAATGTCAGAGCAAGCTCCAAGGGGGCAAGAATTTTTGTAGCCTCCAGTTCCTTGCCGAATGCTGTATCAGCTGGTACCACAGCAGTAATTCAAATAATGGGAGAAGCAATGAAGATACATATGAATTGTCATTCACAGTGGGCTTCTGAGAAATCCTACTCTGGGTCTCCAGAGTTCTGCCAGAATGTATGAGGCTAGAGCATACCAGACCTTTGTGGCTTCCCGAGTTTCTTCTCTGCATTTCCAGTCTCCACATGAAGGACCTGAGGCTGCGGTCCGCCTGCCACAGACGACACTCAGTGGTGGGCTCAGGCCTGGTTCTGTGGCAAGAAGTTCCATTTTCCTCCTGTCCCGTATCATGTCCGCTCTTGACCTGGGCTTCCTGCCAACAGACTGCAGGTTGCAAAATCTAGAGCAAGAAGTTTCAGTCTTTAAACTCAGTCCATCTAGGGCAAGTGGGACTCTCTGACCTAAACACAGTAGGCGTACTGGTACTGAAAAACAAGAATGATAGCAAGCTGGAATCCCTGGAATGATTTAGGGGTGTCagcaagtgttttttctttaatggaggtaaaatatacataccataaagtttaccattttaaccactttttttaagtataaaattcagtgacattaagtacattcataatATTGTGCAATGGTCATTTGTACAtacatttccagaacttttcatcatcccaaactataactctgtacccattaaatactAACTCTCTATGTCTGCCCCGCCCAGCCATACTTACCTCTGTTCTCCTGTCTCTGTTAATTTTCTTATTCTAGGTAACTCATGTAAGTGGCATCATCCAATACTTGCCCTttggtgtctggcttatttcacttagcatcatgttttcaaagtccatgttgtagcatatgtcagaatttcattcctatCTATGTCTAGATGGCTAGTTTGAAGCCTCAGATCTCTAATCTGAGAAATGGGTATTCTTCTCAGGTACAGCCTTTAAATTTCTGAAGGATTTTCATGTACAGATGTTCATGGTTCGAACTTTCTGTCCCCCTCCACCTCAATCATAAGTTCATTTATTGAGTGAAGGTTAACAGAAGACAGATTTTAATATCAGCCAGGAAGAATTCATTTTCCTTGTGTTTTCTTCTCCTCACTAGGACTAGACACCCATATGACCCTCTTTCAAACAGATTCGGATAAGAATTTGGTTAGTCAAGCATTCAACCACCTAGTCTTGACCCCATGTCTCCCCTGTTCTTCTAAACATCAGGCCCTGTATTAAATGATTTATATTATTTCAGCCTCCTTAACCCTGTTGGGGATCAAAGTGGTGTGACGCAGATGAGGGCGCTGCAGCTCAGAGCTATAGTAGTTTGTCAAGCTTGTCACAGCTAATGAGACTGGATGAGAACTCAAGCCTGTCTGACTGGAGTCCTGCTCTCAGTGGGAGATCTTCACATCCTGCACTCTGAAAACTACCTAGATTGCAAACGTCTTGGTAACACTTCTGTCTAGAACAGAGGTGGTGAATGGGCAGAGTTATGTGACGCAGATCCATCTGGCTGATCCAAAGTTACCAACAGTATTAGAAAGACTAAAGGAGCTTGAATTTTGCAGGAGAATATGCAGACATCTCAGTTAAGGCAGACCCTGTCCCATCTGCTGAGGGAAGGCAACATCTGTTCTATTTGCATATCACTCTACAGTTTATGAAACGGAGCCTGGGGGAGCAGGCATTTAGAAGAGGCAGGAGGGGGTTTTCTTGGTGTTTTGACCCTAATGCCTTTGCATTCCACCCAGGGAAGCTCTCCGCTGGGCCCTCTTCAGCATGCGGGCCACCGGCCATCTGCTGCTTGGCACCTCCTGTTACCTGCAGCAGCTCCTGGATGCCACAGAGCGGGGACAGCCCCCCAAGAGCAAAGCCACATCCCTCATCCCAACCAGTCTGAAGGtgctgcagtgaaagcccagccAAGGACCTGACTGGGGACCCCATGCTCAGCCGGTAGCACCCACAAGCCTGGCAGCTAGTGAGCTTCTTACCTTCCCACATCTCCCTCAGCTCTATGGGACCATGAATGAGGAAGTGGGGGGAAGGGCCTGAAACCTGGGCTGGGCCAGCCAAAAGAGAACGGAGGGCTCTTGGCCTGGCCTGGCTCCTTCCTGTCCCAGGTAGCTTAGCGGACTAAGACTAGTCACCAGCAGGCAATGGCAGGAAGGCTGCCGCTCAGCAAGCTATCTTCACGTGCTACACTTTCATTACACTGCCTGCCTCCCGGCCTCCCATCCCAAATGAACAGTCAACCCACTTGTGTAAGACATTAGAGAGGTCACAATAAACTATATATGCTGATACATTTTCTGTGCTTCTGTTCTTTGCAAGGTGAGAGTAGGGTTCTATCTGGAAAGGTCTAAGGGAAGAGAGAACTCTGTTGTCAAATCATTCTCCATAATGTGGATTAGGAAACAGCACTTTTcccactaaaaaacaaaaacaaagttgcAGTTAATTCTGAAACTAGTACTAAACTTAAGTAGACTGTATAACCAAGATGGTAAGTGACAGTTTCCAAACAAATCTGCCTACCAGAAGGGCTTTGATTGGGAACAACAGAAGAcctagaattgccaaagcaataaaagaataaagctggaggcataaccctcccagacttcagacaatgctacaaagctacagaaatcaaaacagcacagcactggcacaaaaacagacatagggATCAACGGAAcagaataaaaagcccagaaataaacctgcaCACCTACAGTCAATGAATCTTTAACAAAGGAAGTAAGAatataaatggagaaaagacagtgtcttcagtaagtggtgttaggaaaactagacagctccatgtaaaagaacaaaattcgAGCATGCTCTAATACTATACCCAAaagtcaactcaaaatggattaaagacctaaatataagactagacattataaaacttctagaggagaacataggcagaacactccttGACATAAAACACAGCAATATTTTCTTTGGATCCATCTCCTAGTGAAGAGCCTGAGCtactccatcttgtaaaagaactccattttgcaaaggtaccgggcaaacagacttagactttggatattgcCTAAACTTGCCCCACTGTGCATgagccaatcagcccttaggttaaacctcctgactttaagttcaagaatttgtgatttaccttggaagtaatgatctaccgtggaagtaaaaaaaaaaaaatcagaaatccaCACACAACCCTATAGAAGAGGGTAACCAATCAGTAGTCCTTCAGCCTGAACACCCCCTTTGTTACCCTTTCACCTGAATATTCCCTATATAAGCAGTGTAACCCAAAactcggggctcctctccttaACCGCTGCGTCGATAACAgtgggagccctagctcgagcttggtaataaaaactctcttgcttttgcatcggataccggctccctggtggtcattgggagatttcgagACTTGGGCATAACACTAGAGTAacgaaaataaaagcaaaaataaacaaatgggacctaattaaactcaaaagcttttgcacagcaaaagaaacaataaacaaaatgaaaagacaacctctggaatgggagaaagtatttgcaaacaaTGAGGCCAACAaaggcttaatctccaaaatatacaaacagtttatacagttcaacataaaaaaaaatcaaaaactgaGAAgatctaaacaaacatttctccaaagaagacatacatatggcaaataggcacatgaaaagatcctcaacatcgctaactattagagaaatgcaaatcaaaactacaatgaggtatcacctcacaccagtcagaatagccatcatcaaacaGTTTACAaatataaatgctggagagagtatggagaaaaacacctacaatgttggtgggaatgtaaattgtgcagccattatggagaacagcatggaggttttCTTACTAAGGGATtcccagggttcgattcctgggtcaggaagatctgctggagaagggataggctccccactccagtattcttgggcttcccttgtggctcagctggtaaagaatctgcctgcaatgcaggagtcctgggttcgatctctggattgggaagatcccctggagaaggcaaaggctacccactccagtattctggcttggagaattccatagactgtatagttcatggggtcacaaaaagttggacacgactgagtaactttcacttcacttcactgtaaaaaactaaaaataaagttaccatatcatccagcaatcccacttgggcatacatctggaaaagatagaaaatttgaaaagatacatgtacccctatgctcataacagcactgtttacaatagccaagggatggaagcaacctaagtaactatcagtagatgaatggataaagatgtagtatacacataaaatggaatactactcggccataaaaaagaatgaaataatgccatttgtagccacatggatggacctagagattaccatactaagcgaagtaagtcagacagagaaaaacaaatattatgatatcatttatatgtgaaatctaaaaacataatataaatgaacttatttacaaaacagaaacagatctaTAGGCGTGGAAAACACActtatggactttcctggtgatccagtggttaagaatccgcctgccaatgcaggggacatgggctggaatctggttcaggaagattccacaggctaggggcaactaagcccctgtgccacaactactgagctagCCCCTCTAGAGACCAAAAGCTGAAACTACTGAGACAGAGTACCCtacagcctgtgccctgcaacaagggaagccatcaCAGTTAGAATACCttgcacggcaactagagaaagatggcacacagcaacaaagacccagtgtcaccaaaaataaataaatgaaattttaaaaaagaaaaagaaaacacatatatGGTTAGGGTAAAGGCGGGAAGGGATAAATGcaaagtttgggattaacagatacatatatacagatatataaaatagataaatgacaaggtcctacgacacagggaactatatttaatatcttgtaacaacatataatggaaaagaatctgatatatatattagatatgtattcttcaaaatatatataattgagtaactttgctgtatagcagaatctaacacaacactgt contains these protein-coding regions:
- the CIDEC gene encoding cell death activator CIDE-3 isoform X3 — encoded protein: MLAYKPFFLVLEEDGTTVETEGYFQSLADDTVFMVLHKGQKWQPPSEQSTQYQLTLSRKPAKIDVARVTFDLYKVNPQDFIGCLNVKATLYGTYSLSYDLHCSGAKRIMKEALRWALFSMRATGHLLLGTSCYLQQLLDATERGQPPKSKATSLIPTSLKVLQ